A DNA window from Molothrus ater isolate BHLD 08-10-18 breed brown headed cowbird chromosome 2, BPBGC_Mater_1.1, whole genome shotgun sequence contains the following coding sequences:
- the PRSS23 gene encoding serine protease 23, giving the protein MAALSTLILLLCAAKDVMPSSPHWKPTWPSYRVPVILPQSTLNLDKPQFDAEARLEVVSPCGPACHKSSPLPTYEEVKNYLSYETLYANGSLTETEVGIYILSNGGDGSRGRSRTKRQIYGYDSRFSIFGKDFLLNYPFSTSVKLSTGCTGTLVAEKHVLTAAHCIHDGKSYVKGAQKLRVGFLKPKQKDGGKGSNITNSAMPEKMKFQWIRVKRTHVPKGWIKGNANDIGMDYDYALLELKKPHKRKFMKIGVSPPARHLPGGRIHFSGYDNDRPGNLVYRFCDVKDETYDLLYQQCDAQPGASGSGVYVRMWKRQNHKWERKIIGIFSGHQWVDMNGTPQDFNVAVRITPLKYAQICYWIKGNYLDCREG; this is encoded by the coding sequence ATGGCAGCCTTGTCCACTTTAATCCTCCTTTTGTGTGCTGCTAAAGATGTGATGCCTTCCAGTCCTCACTGGAAGCCAACTTGGCCATCTTACAGAGTTCCCGTTATCCTGCCGCAGTCTACCCTGAACTTGGACAAGCCCCAGTTTGATGCTGAAGCCAGACTGGAAGTGGTATCTCCGTGTGGCCCAGCATGCCACAAAAGCTCTCCGCTGCCGACTTACGAAGAGGTGAAGAACTACCTGTCCTACGAAACCTTGTACGCTAACGGCAGCCTCACCGAAACTGAGGTGGGCATATACATCCTGAGCAACGGCGGCGACGGCTCCCGAGGCAGATCTCGAACTAAGAGGCAGATCTATGGTTATGACAGCAGGTTTAGCATTTTTGGGAAAGACTTCTTGTTGAATTACCCATTCTCCACGTCGGTGAAGCTCTCCACGGGTTGCACGGGGACGCTGGTGGCCGAAAAGCACGTTCTTACTGCCGCTCATTGTATCCATGACGGAAAGAGTTACGTCAAGGGAGCTCAGAAACTGCGGGTGGGGTTCCTAAAGCCCAAACAGAAAGATGGCGGCAAGGGGTCCAATATCACCAACTCGGCAATGcctgagaaaatgaaattccAGTGGATCCGAGTGAAACGGACACATGTCCCCAAAGGATGGATCAAAGGCAATGCCAATGACATCGGCATGGATTATGACTatgccctgctggagctgaagAAGCCACATAAGAGAAAGTTTATGAAGATAGGTGTAAGCCCACCAGCAAGACACTTACCTGGAGGGAGGATTCACTTCTCTGGCTACGACAATGACCGTCCAGGAAACCTGGTTTACCGTTTCTGTGATGTCAAAGACGAAACATACGACCTGCTGTACCAGCAGTGCGATGCCCAGCCAGGTGCCAGTGGATCTGGAGTATATGTGAGGATGTGGAAGAGGCAGAATCACAAATGGGAGCGTAAAATTATTGGTATATTTTCAGGCCATCAGTGGGTGGACATGAATGGCACCCCGCAGGATTTCAATGTAGCTGTTCGCATTACACCGCTCAAATATGCACAGATCTGTTACTGGATCAAAGGCAACTACCTTGACTGCAGGGAAGGATAA